One Candidatus Nanopelagicales bacterium genomic region harbors:
- a CDS encoding recombinase family protein produces the protein MSALLVGYARCSTDAQDLTAQRDALLGLGVEAERIYVDHGLTGTNRERPGLREALAACRAGDTLVVTKLDRLARSLPDARAIADELTSRQISLSLGGSVYDPTDAVGRLLFNVLAMVAEFESDLIRLRTVEGMKVAKAKGRLKGKQPKLSRKQEAHLVSLVHSGEYSTLEVAELFGVGRSTVYRAIERQRTAAKAELADASSRR, from the coding sequence ATGAGCGCACTACTTGTCGGGTACGCCCGATGCTCCACCGATGCACAAGACCTCACTGCCCAACGCGACGCTCTGCTCGGCCTCGGTGTTGAGGCCGAGCGCATCTATGTCGACCACGGCCTGACGGGCACCAACCGAGAACGGCCCGGGCTCCGCGAGGCACTCGCGGCCTGCCGTGCCGGTGACACCCTTGTGGTGACCAAGCTTGACCGCCTTGCCCGGTCGCTTCCAGACGCCCGAGCGATCGCGGACGAACTCACCTCTCGACAGATCAGCCTGAGCCTGGGCGGGTCGGTCTACGACCCCACCGATGCCGTCGGACGGCTGCTCTTCAACGTCCTGGCCATGGTCGCCGAGTTCGAGTCCGACCTGATCCGACTACGCACGGTCGAGGGCATGAAGGTCGCCAAGGCCAAGGGTCGACTCAAGGGCAAGCAACCCAAGCTGAGCCGCAAGCAGGAGGCACACCTTGTGTCGCTGGTGCACAGCGGCGAGTACAGCACCCTGGAGGTAGCCGAACTGTTCGGCGTCGGACGCTCCACCGTCTACCGCGCCATTGAGCGTCAACGCACCGCTGCGAAGGCAGAACTGGCTGACGCCTCCTCACGACGCTAA
- a CDS encoding Fur family transcriptional regulator, with product MSTTRAADPRESLKAVGLRVTRPRLAVLSAVDDQPHADTESLIGAVRRELPAVSHQAVYDVLRALTTAGLVRRIQPSGSVARYESRVGDNHHHVVCRSCGAIADVDCAVGLRPCLDASETHGFVIDEAEVTYWGVCSACSTTPAAPLTQATPKPTQRGAMNDVV from the coding sequence ATGTCAACGACGCGTGCTGCCGATCCCCGCGAGAGCCTGAAGGCTGTCGGCCTGCGTGTCACGCGGCCCCGGCTGGCGGTGCTGAGTGCCGTGGATGACCAGCCGCACGCCGACACCGAGTCGCTGATCGGAGCCGTGCGCCGTGAGCTGCCGGCCGTTTCGCACCAGGCGGTGTACGACGTGCTGCGTGCGCTGACGACCGCGGGCCTGGTGCGCCGCATCCAGCCCTCGGGCTCGGTCGCGCGCTACGAGTCGCGGGTCGGCGACAACCATCACCACGTCGTGTGTCGCTCGTGCGGAGCGATTGCCGACGTGGACTGCGCCGTCGGGCTGCGGCCCTGCCTCGACGCCTCCGAGACCCACGGCTTCGTCATCGACGAGGCCGAGGTGACCTATTGGGGCGTTTGCTCCGCGTGCTCCACCACCCCCGCAGCACCACTCACCCAAGCCACACCGAAGCCCACTCAACGAGGAGCGATGAACGATGTCGTTTGA
- a CDS encoding PaaI family thioesterase — protein MFDQRHVGAPGIAHGGAVATVLDDLFGFLLYLTGAPAVTRQLEVRYDSPVLLGTTYELVARMVRSEGRKLFVEAEMRDTSGGSVAFASALFLRVDEAHFRLGFSNSPPLVAPDDGEKPDP, from the coding sequence GTGTTCGACCAGCGCCACGTAGGTGCCCCCGGGATTGCGCACGGTGGTGCCGTGGCTACGGTTCTCGACGACCTGTTCGGGTTCCTGCTCTACCTCACCGGCGCCCCCGCGGTCACCCGACAGCTCGAAGTGCGTTACGACTCGCCCGTTCTCCTGGGGACCACCTACGAGTTGGTCGCCAGAATGGTTCGTTCGGAGGGTCGCAAGCTCTTCGTCGAGGCCGAGATGCGCGACACCTCAGGAGGTTCGGTGGCCTTCGCATCGGCGCTGTTCCTGCGCGTGGACGAAGCCCATTTCAGACTGGGTTTCAGCAACTCTCCGCCCTTGGTCGCGCCCGATGACGGCGAAAAGCCTGACCCGTAG
- a CDS encoding IS1380 family transposase: MQLCHTPRATSAVFDDPNLVSSAGLVPVLTLALSSGLGELAQQHLTVPTDKGANAGLKITSLVAGMVAGADSIDDMALLRHGGMGRVFANAYAPSTLGSFLRSFTFGHVRQLDAVASRFLTRLANKAPLIAAPGEAGARVMVDIDDTIIEVHGYAKQGSGYGYSGVRGLNALLATVSTSQSAPVVVAQRLRKGSCGSPRGAARLVADALKAVASMSTTTGNDKALVRADSAFYGHAAVRAAIRGGADVSVTVRMDPKVKAAISAIGEDAWTPIEYTDAVFDEQTQTWISRAEVAEIPFTAFTSRPKVEQVAGRLVVRRIPDLNPKSNHGQETLFDTWRFHAFFTTTSPAVADTVSADKTHRGHAIIEQVHADLKHAALAHLPSGKFAANAAWLVLAVMAFNLTRAAATLTGPGLAKATTATIRRKLITVPARIASSARRVTLHLPAHWPWETAWSDLFNRACGPPPAPTT, encoded by the coding sequence ATGCAACTTTGCCACACGCCTCGTGCCACCTCAGCGGTGTTCGACGATCCGAACCTCGTGTCGTCGGCTGGGCTCGTCCCGGTGCTCACCCTGGCCCTGTCTTCGGGGCTCGGCGAGCTCGCCCAGCAGCACCTCACGGTGCCGACCGACAAGGGCGCCAACGCCGGGCTGAAGATCACCTCTCTGGTGGCCGGGATGGTCGCCGGCGCGGACAGCATCGATGACATGGCGCTGCTTCGACACGGTGGGATGGGTCGGGTCTTCGCCAACGCCTACGCACCCTCGACGCTGGGTTCATTCCTGCGCTCGTTCACCTTCGGTCACGTCCGCCAACTCGACGCGGTCGCCTCTCGGTTCCTGACCAGGCTGGCCAACAAAGCACCGCTGATCGCAGCACCCGGGGAAGCCGGTGCTCGGGTGATGGTCGACATCGACGACACCATCATCGAAGTCCACGGCTACGCCAAGCAGGGTTCGGGCTACGGCTACTCCGGTGTCCGCGGACTCAACGCGCTCCTCGCCACGGTGAGCACCAGCCAGTCGGCGCCGGTGGTCGTGGCCCAACGACTGCGGAAAGGATCGTGTGGTTCACCGCGGGGCGCGGCCCGGCTGGTCGCCGACGCGTTGAAGGCCGTCGCCTCGATGTCTACAACCACCGGAAATGACAAGGCGTTGGTGCGTGCCGACAGCGCGTTCTACGGCCATGCAGCCGTCCGCGCCGCGATCCGAGGTGGCGCCGACGTGTCGGTCACCGTGCGGATGGATCCCAAGGTCAAAGCCGCGATCTCCGCCATCGGTGAGGATGCGTGGACGCCGATCGAGTACACCGACGCCGTGTTCGACGAGCAGACCCAGACCTGGATCTCGCGCGCCGAGGTCGCCGAGATCCCGTTCACCGCGTTCACCTCCCGTCCCAAGGTCGAGCAGGTCGCCGGCCGGCTCGTGGTCCGCCGGATTCCGGACCTCAACCCCAAGAGCAACCATGGCCAGGAGACGCTGTTCGACACCTGGCGCTTCCACGCCTTCTTCACCACCACCAGTCCCGCTGTGGCCGACACTGTGTCCGCGGACAAGACCCACCGTGGCCACGCGATCATCGAACAGGTCCACGCCGACCTCAAGCACGCAGCGCTGGCGCACCTGCCCTCGGGCAAGTTCGCGGCCAACGCAGCCTGGCTCGTGCTGGCCGTAATGGCGTTCAACCTGACCCGAGCCGCCGCAACCCTCACCGGCCCGGGACTCGCCAAGGCCACCACCGCGACGATTCGCCGCAAGCTGATCACCGTCCCCGCCCGGATCGCGTCCTCGGCACGAAGAGTGACCCTGCACCTCCCAGCGCACTGGCCCTGGGAGACAGCCTGGAGCGACCTGTTCAACCGGGCCTGCGGACCACCACCGGCACCGACGACCTGA
- a CDS encoding SDR family oxidoreductase → MTSSSLRDQVVVITGGARGIGYATARTLIERGARVAIGDIDETRLLTAADELGLEVTGRLDVTNGESFRAFYSMVSERLGTPHALINNAGIMPVGPTLQESEEVARRMVDINLHGVITGTKIALASMLPRRSGHIINIASMAGEAFIPGAATYCATKAAVIAFTEAVRVEHRTSGVSVSLVLPTFTNTELVAGTTGPRGFRNAEPEEIADAIAALLEGPRPRAYVTRVMGQVLAAQRFMPRAMAEGLARRLGGEQMLLAGVEPSARQGYEQRARKS, encoded by the coding sequence ATGACCTCCAGCTCACTTCGCGACCAAGTCGTCGTCATCACCGGCGGCGCACGAGGCATCGGCTACGCGACCGCGCGCACGCTCATCGAGCGCGGCGCTCGGGTAGCCATCGGCGACATCGACGAGACGCGCCTGCTCACTGCGGCCGACGAGCTCGGGCTCGAGGTCACAGGCCGCCTCGACGTGACCAATGGGGAGTCATTCCGTGCGTTCTACTCGATGGTCTCCGAGCGGCTGGGCACACCCCACGCGCTGATCAACAACGCCGGCATCATGCCCGTCGGGCCGACCCTCCAGGAGTCCGAGGAAGTGGCGCGGCGCATGGTCGACATCAACCTCCACGGCGTCATCACCGGCACCAAGATCGCCCTCGCCTCGATGCTCCCTCGCCGAAGTGGACACATCATCAACATCGCGTCGATGGCGGGCGAGGCGTTCATCCCCGGTGCGGCGACCTACTGCGCCACCAAGGCCGCAGTGATCGCATTCACCGAAGCGGTCCGTGTCGAGCATCGCACCAGCGGGGTCAGTGTCTCGTTGGTGCTGCCCACGTTCACCAACACCGAACTGGTTGCCGGCACCACCGGGCCACGGGGATTCCGCAATGCCGAGCCCGAGGAGATCGCGGACGCGATTGCGGCGCTTCTTGAGGGGCCACGCCCGCGTGCCTACGTCACTAGGGTCATGGGCCAAGTGCTGGCCGCGCAACGCTTCATGCCCCGTGCCATGGCCGAGGGCCTGGCCCGGCGTCTGGGCGGGGAACAGATGCTCCTGGCGGGCGTGGAACCGTCGGCGCGCCAAGGCTACGAACAACGCGCCAGGAAATCTTGA
- a CDS encoding ribbon-helix-helix protein, CopG family, producing MVSEEQIQQWADEAEAGYGVDEMKRRGRGRPGRGSEPMQVVAVRLTADELAAVDAIAEREHITRSEAIRRALAGSAA from the coding sequence ATGGTCAGCGAAGAGCAGATCCAGCAATGGGCGGACGAGGCCGAAGCTGGCTACGGCGTCGACGAGATGAAGCGCCGCGGTCGCGGTCGGCCCGGGCGTGGCTCCGAGCCGATGCAGGTCGTTGCAGTACGCCTCACAGCGGACGAGCTCGCTGCGGTCGACGCAATTGCCGAGCGAGAGCACATCACGAGATCCGAAGCGATCCGCAGGGCGCTGGCCGGCTCTGCGGCGTGA